The Syntrophotalea acetylenivorans genome contains the following window.
GGTGGTCTTGCGCAGATCACGGAGGGCCAGGTTCAGCTTGGAGGTTGCAACCCGAACCCCGGCCCCGGCTTCCCGGTAACCGAACTTTGCCTGGTCGAGGCGCTTCTGGCTGCCGGCCCCTTCTTTGAAGATGGCCTCTTCGCGCTCGTAATCGGCTTTTTTGTTGGTAAGGTTGGCCCTGGCCCGTACCAGCTCCGCTTCGGCGCTCTTCAGCAGCAACTCGTAGGGTTCTTTGTCAAGCACCGCCAGAATCTGTTCCTTTTGCACCCGATCACCGATATCGACCAGAACCTGCTCAACCTGCCCTCCGACTTCGAAGCTCAGGGCCGAAGACTCTGCGGCCTGAACAATGCCTGAGAATTTACGCACCTGTCCGGTAGACAACTCCTGTACGGTGAAGGTCTTGACAGAGCGTATCTCCTCTATGACTTGCTCTTCCTTGCTGCAGCCGGTCAGTGAATTTACGGCAAGGAGGATCATGACGATAAACAGGCATTGAAATTTCATGTTTGTTCACCTCGGTGCAAAGTATTCTTGATGGTCACCATTAAATTGAACTTGCAACCAATGGTGCGTGGGGATTATTAAGCAAACTCGTTGTGATTCTGCGTATTGTTTAATAAAACCACATTTTCGGAAAATCGCCACTTTGGGGAGGGAAAATGCAATATCCGCTGGCTTTGTTAAGCTGAAAATATTAAACGAAAATCTCAGGATGCTTTTGAGTAAATGATTATTGCGATTTAGAGAACATTCTGGCAGGTAATTTCTAGTGGGGGCGGGTATGGCCTTAGGAAATGTATCGTCGTTGTTGCGAACCTGGTTTAAGGGCAGGTTTCTCTTTCTGTTGGTTTCGATATGTCTTCTTCTGGCCCTTCAGCCTTTTCTGGTCGGTTTCACCGAGCTCAAAAAGTTACTGAATGTTTTTCTTTCAATGATTTTGCTCTCTGCTGTCTATGCAGTGCGACTGAAAAAACAGGCGGCCGTAATTGGTCTGTTGCTCGCTGCACCAATGTTTTTAGGGCTGTGGGCAAATCATTTTTTAAATCATGCTCTTATCAGTAACCTGAGCCTCGGTTTTGGCATACTGTTCATCAGTTATACTATTATCCAAATTTTAATCTATATCTTCAGAACGAATGAAATCAGCCGCGACGTTATCTACGGTTCTTTGGTGGTCTATCTGTTGTTGGGCATTGTCTGGGGGTTTGCCTTTACCTTGCTCGAAGGATTGCAGCCCGGATCTTTTAATATACCGGTCGGTCAGACTCAGGAGTTACGTGAACTTTTTTTCTATTACAGTTTCATTACCTTGACCACCCTTGGTTACGGTGATATCACTCCTTTGAGCGTTCCTGCCAACTCGCTGTCGTTGTTGGAGGCCATAATCGGTCAAATATATTTGACCGTTTTGGTTGCCAAACTTGTGGGTGTTCATATCGCTCAAACCATGGAAAAAAATAAATAGCGAAGTTTCAGAGGTTGTTTTTAGATAATACTTCGTTGTGTAGTGACAGGCCAAAAGGCCGGCAACATTTGCACACGAATGTTACCGGCCTTTTGGCTTTACAATTGTTAATTTTATGCAGCATGTAACCTGAATTCAGGGAGCTACCGAACTGAGCGGTTATTGCGTTGCTGAAATATCGTGTCGGTGTTACCTTGCCCGAAGCCATGGGAATGATAAATTTATGCGAAAAACCGAAACGACTATAGGTCTTATTTGAGAATAACCGGTACGGCTTTAAGGAGACCCCCGGGTTTGATCGACAATCCAGAGATAAAAAACATCCTGCGGCATTACCAGACTTTATTGACTTCGGTGGATCAATGGTTTTCCCGGTGTAAAGAGTCTTTTGAGGGGCAGATTCATTGTGCGGCAGGTTGTGCGGCCTGTTGCCGCGGCTTGTTTGATATCACGCTGCTCGATGCCTTTTTGTTGCAGTCTGGTTTCAATCGCCTGTCTCCTGAGCGTCAGAAGACCGTCCGGGCCAAGGCCGAAAAGCGCCTTCGGCAGTTACAGTCCGACTGGTCTGGATTTCAGCATCCTTACCTGTTGAATCATTTACCCGACGAGCTCTGGACCGAAATGCCGGAGGACGACCGGGTACCTTGTCCGCTACTGGGGGAAGACGGCGCTTGCCTGGTTTATGAACACCGGCCGATGATCTGCCGCACCCACGGCCTGCCCAACATCGACGACAGCGGTGAAAGTTTTTCCGATCTCTATTGTACTCTGAACTTTGACGGTATCGATCCCTTGAGTTTGGATAAATTGCGTTGGTCTTTTCGTCGCGTTTATGCCCAGGAATTCGACCTGCTTGCCCTGTTTAATCAGCAACTCCTCGGTTCACCTTTAAGAGAGGCCGATACCTTCATCCCCTTGGCTCTGCTCATTGATTTTCCCGCCCTTGCGGCCGATCCTTCCCTGGTTTTATCCCGCTGAGGTCACTGCCCCCCTCTGCTTTTCCCTGCTAACATAGAGAAAAGGGGTTGCCTCGCATCGGGACGACCTCCTGACAGAAGGGAAGGGAGTGCTGTGAGTTCGTCAGCTCGTTTATTCCGATATCTGGAGGCGAAATTTTGTGCTGGGTTGCTTGACGATCCGGTGCTGCTGGTGCGGGTCAGACCCTTGGGCCGCAATTTGTTGTTCGATTGCGGGCAGATTCATCATCTGGCGAAACGGGTGTTGAAGCAGACTCAGGCCATATTTATCAGCCATGCCCACATGGACCACTTCATGGGAATCGACACCTTTATACGCAATGTGCTGGTTTCGCCAGGGACCTTTGAAATATTCGGACCCCCGGGCTTGGCCGTTAAGCTGCAGCATAAACTGGCCGGCTATGACTGGAATCTGGCCGAACGGTTCTGGTGCTCTCTGCGGGTGCGGGAGGTTCATGCAGAATCGATCGTTAGTTGGTTGTTCCCGGGTCCAAAGGGTTTCCCCTGCCTGTATGAGGGAGAACAGCGGCGCGAAGGACGCATTGTTTATCGTAACGACTACCTGCAAGTGGAGGCTGTTCTCTGCGATCACAAAATCCCTGTTGTGGCCTACTGTTGCAGAGAACGACCGATTTTTTCTGTCGACCGACAGCGATTGCAGCATGCCGGCCTGGTGGCGGGACCCTGGTTGGAGGAGCTGAAAAGACGTTTTTACAACGGTTTCATCGATCGCACACCATTAAAAGTTTTGCGCCGCTTCAGCGATGACATCACCCCGGGGTCTGAGCCCGATGCCGAAAGTCTTTATCGATCCATTTGCCGTTCCGTTTCACCGGCGAGCATTGGCTATGTCAGTGATATCGGCTTTAGTCCGGAGAACCTGATACGACTCAATCCTCTTCTTAAGGATGTCTTTCTTCTGATTGCCGAATGTGCTTTTTTAAGTGAGGATATTGCCAAGGCTCGTCGCTCCTATCACCTCTGTACCCAAGACCTGAATCGGCTGCTCGATGACCTGCGGCCGGGGTACTTTCTGCCCATGCATCTGTCCAAAACCTATAACGGTCGCTGTCAGGTATTGTATCAAGAGTTGCAAATGCCACCGGAGGTATCGCTCATCCAAATTCCCGAGCACCTGCTACCGAGGCCGTTGTTGCCTTGCGATTTCCCACGACTGCCGCCTAAGCTGAAAAGCATCCCCGGAACCTTTCATTGAGGTGGGGCAGAAAAAAACCGCCCACCGGCGAGGCCGATGGGCGGTTGGTGCAAATGCTGGGTTGAGCGTTTCTTTTAGTCCATGATGACTTCGGGAGCCAGAGCGATACGCAGTGCGCCCCAATGCTTGCCATCAACCTTGATGGGCACGGCGAATTCGCTCAGCACCTCTCCGGTATCGCGCAGGTAGCTGTGCAACAGTACCGGTTTGGTGTTCTTGGCACTTTTTAGACCGGCTTTGTCGTCGAACATCCGCTTGTCACGGCTGTTGACACGATCGGTCTCGGGGTTGCCGGTCACCGCTTGAGCGTAGATACCGTTATGGGTTGGCGCATAACCGTTGCTGTCGACACAGAGGACAAAGCTGCAGCTCTTGAGGCTGTTCATCAAATTGTCGGTCAGGCCCTGGACGGCACCGGCAAAGGCATCGTCATAGCAGGTCTTATATTTGGTGGGGTTACTGCCCGGAATCGGCTGGTAATTCTGATCAAAGACGTTGACCCCCCGTTTGTGCATATCCTGCAGGATGTCCCGTATTTTCCGGCGCAATTTCATGGCTTCGCCGACCACTTGCTCGCCATAGCCGGTGCCGGTTTTGAAGCGGGCATTGTTTTCCAGCAGTTTTTCAGTTATTTCGTAGAGGTCCTCTGAGAGTTGTTGGCCTTCGGCCATGAGCTGGGAAACCTCCTGGCTCACATCGTTGATGGTGGTGACTTTGCCGTGGATCTCGTCATTGGCCGCGGAGAGTTCTTCTACCGAGGCGGTGATGCCCTGCAACTGGTCATCATTGCTCTCGAAATCGCGGATCATGTCCTTAAAGCTGTTGGACGATTTGGCCACGGCGGTCTTGGTGATCTGGGATAAATGACTCACCTCTTTCGATTCCTCGATGGAGGTCTCGATATGGGTCAGCATGATGTTGATTTTTGCCGCAATGTCTTCGCTGGCCACGTTGACTTCTTCGGCCAGCTTTTTCACTTCATCGGCAACGATGGCAAAGCCCTTGCCGGCTTGGCCGGCACGGGCCGCCTCGATGGCAGCATTAAGAGACAGGAGCGAGGTCTGGGTAGCGATCGATTTGATCAGGGTGACGATTTTCTTGATCTCCTGCGACTCGGAATCCATCTGGTTAATGGTTTCCGTGTAGCTATCGATCTTTTCGGTCATGGAGTTCATGTGATCGTTGACGTCCATCAGTTCCTGAAAGGACACCCTGGCTGTATCCAGGTTATTGCTGGTCGAGGCGCAGATGCGCTGAGTGTTGCTGGAAATTTCGCCATGCGCGGCAGTGGCTTCCTTGCTGCTGGCGAAGATATCGTGGGCGATCTCGCTCTGCTCCTGGGCATGGTGCGCCGAGGTATCGATCTGCTTGCTCATTTGCAGGGAGTTGGAAGCGATCTTGACCCCCATGGAGCGGACGCCGACGAAGATTTCTCGCAGGTTTCCAATCATGGTATTCATGGCGGCTGCCAGGCGGCCGACTTCGTCGGTGCGGTCCATCTCAAGTTTGACATCAAAGTTACCGTTGCCGAGTTTTTCCATTTCGGTAACGGCGAGGTTGATAGGCTTGGCGATCAGGCGGTCGATGTACAGGGTCAGCAGGACGCCGCCGATCAGAATAATGGCCAGAGAACCGAAGGTCAGGTAGAAGATTTTGCTCAGGGATGCATGGATGTCGTCCATGTAGGCGCCGGCACCGATGATCCAGTCCCACTGGGGAAGCTTCTTAACAAAAGAGATCTTGGCGACGGCCTGGTCGCTTCCCGGTTTATGCCAGGAATATTCGACAAAACCCTGGCCCTGCTTGCGGCACAACTGGGCCATTTCGGAAAACATGGCCTTGCCGTTAAGATCTTTTTTCCCCGCCAAGTTCTGGCCGACCAGTTCCGGATCAAGGGGATGCATGATCATGCGTGGCTGGAAGTCGTTGATCCACAAGTAGTTCTTGCCGTCGAAACGCAGTGCTTTAACGGCGGCCATGGCCTTTTCCTTGCCCTCTTCTTCGCTGATCAACCCTTGTGCCGATTGTTTGGCATAGTGGTCGAGTACCCCCCAGGCCGTTTCCACCACATGCTTGATTTCACTGCGGCGACCTTGGAGGACGTTGTCCTTGGCAGCCAGGTACATCCAACTGGCTATCAAGGTGAAAGCCAAGAGCAGACTTCCACTTAATAGAAAGATTTTTTGGGAAATTTTCAGATTTTTCACTTCGGACTCCTTTGTCAAGAGCTTGTGAGGCTGTTGCCAGCGATTAAATCTGCAAAACCATAAAGAAGAAAATAGATGCTATGGATTGTTGGTCGCTAAACAGCGTATCAATAGACTAAATTTTTGTGTTTTTTGCAAGCATTGAACGGCATAATTTTAAAACTTTGTTCGAATTCTTTGAGCAAGGATTATGCCGAACAATAAGAGAGGTGTTTTTCAATTAGAGGGATGACGAGGGATACGAGCTAATGTTTTAATATTCTGGTTAGTTTAGAGCTCTTTTGGTTATGAGCAAAAATCATTATTGCGGAGACTCTAAAGGACTGCAGGCCTTACTTTATGGGTTTAGATGACGAGGTTGTTGTTCTGTGGTGTGGCATGCCCCACCACAGTCGGCCACACAAGTGTGGCATGCCACACTTGTGTGCAGTTCTATTTCGAGATAACGGGGTGCGGTAAAGGTCTCGTTACCGAGAGGTCAGAAGTTGCGAAGAGAACAGCGTATTGACAAGGCTTGCAGCAACGGGTAAAAAAGCATAAATGTCATCTGTCATAGTTCGACTTGACCTTGAATTTTGTTCGATCAGGGGCGGAAATTTCCAGGAGGCCTAAATAGTTGTCGGCCATTCTCTCAGAAACCGAAATTTTTAAAGCATGTCGTACACTTTTCGGTGCGGAAGTCGACCTGTCTCTCGATTTTCTCTCCTACTTGCAGCCAAGCGGCGTCAAGGTTGCCTATCGGCAAAAGGTTAAGGAAACCCATCCCGATACTTTTGTGGGGGATGCCGCACAAAAACGTCGTCAAACCGGTCTCTTTCAAGAAGTGGCGGCAGCTTATGAACTGATCGGTCATTTCTTTAAACAGAGGGAGCGGGGGGTGGCGCTGGTTGGTCGTTCTTATTCTTCACCAAGGCCGACTCAACCTCAATCAACCAAGCCTCCCGGCGGCTTTCGCAGCAGCCGGCCAACCCAGGAACGGCCTCAGGCCCGACGCCCATCCGGCTGGGGGGCCAGCCCCCGGCAGTCTCATCTCTATTGTGGCAAGTTGCCTGGACGGACCTTGGAGTTCGGCCTTTTTCTCTATTATCAGCGTTTGATCGATTATCGGCAGTTGGTTGAGGCCTTGGTCTGGCAGCGCCGTCAGCGCCCCAATCTGGGCGATATTGCTCAACGCTGGGGCTGGCTGACAGAGCAAGAGATTCGTGCCATTCTCAACTCACGCGGGCATTTGCGTCGTTTTGGAGAAAAGGCGGTTCACCTTCAGTACCTTAGTGAACGTCAGTTGCAGACGCTGCTCTATTATCAGCGTTCGCAGCAACAACGCCTTGGCGAGTTTTTTATCGAAAAAAAGATCTTGACGGCCGCTGATATCGAGCGCCTGGTTCTCGAGCAACAGGCTCATAACCAAAAGATCGCTGCCGAGCTGTTACGCGCAAATCGTTGATATAATTTGTTGTCAGCAGATTTAACCAAGGGCCCTTTAAGGGCCCTTTTTCTGTTTATGGAATATCTGGAACGGAAACTGCAAAATGCTCGGTAAATGGTGTTTTTGGGCTCCTTTGTGGGGCAAAACGAACTTTCGGGGATTTTGGACACTATAGATGCAGGAGGAGGCATTTAGGTATGGCGACAGAAGAAACGAAACAATTGACTCTGGGAATTATCGGTGGCGGCCATGGCGGACTGGAGATGCTTAAGATCTTTGCCGATAGTGGTCTGGTAAAGGTAGTCTATATGGTGGACCGCGAGGTCAAGGCTCCGGGTATGGTCGAAGCCAAGGCTTTGGGTGTCCAGCAGGAGACCGATCTTATCGCGGCGGTTAAGAGCCACCGTACCGATTTCATTATCGAGGCAACTGGATCTCCTAAAGTTCAGGAACTCATCGAAGAGAACCGTAACCCGGCGACGGAGCTTATTAGCGCCAAAGGGTCCCTGATGTTTTATAACGTTTTAAACGAGAGCCGTAAAAAAACCAATAAGCACGTCTCCGATCAGATCGGCACTATCAGTGAAGAGATTACCGCAAGTACCAAAACAATCAAAGGTGCTTTAGGCGGAATTACTCAGGTTGCTCTAAACCTGGAAATGTTGGCGATCAATGCCGCCATCGAAGCGGCACGGGCCGGTGAAAAAGGGCGCAGCTTCGCAGTAGTTGCTGAAGCGGTCAAGACGACAGCTGATGAAGCCAAGACGCTGCTGGAAAGTATCGAGGCGGTAAACAACGATAACAGTCTTATGTCGGAACAGCTCGAAGAATTGCTGGAACAACTGCATTAGCAGGGCGATGCAAGAGCTTTTGACCCTTTCCAGGTTTTGTAACTGGAAAGAGCAATGTTCGTTTCTTCACCAAATCGAAGGCCTGGAAAGGTTCCCTGGGTAAGAATATTTATAAGAAACTCCCCAGATCGTATACCGCACTGCACCCCTGTAGTGAAGGCAAGGGCGGGTGAATCCGCCCGGGACCCGATCGGTCGCTGGCGTCGGCCTTGCTCTACACCACCGCCGACGATGGGCAGCAATAGATTGAGAAACTTGACCTCAACCGAGACCTGCCCATCGTCCTCAGTGGAGGGAGCAAGGACTCGGAGATTTGCGGTTATGAGAGCAGCAGTAACGTTGCCGGCGTGGTGGCACAAGAGCATTTCGCAGAGTCGGTCCTGCTTTTCAATAAGCCTGGTCCAAGGTAAGCCGCATTGCGGTGGTGTTTGATGATGCGACCGGCTCTGCCGGAGATTGCCGCCCCTGTCTTTTGCACGATTGTTTAAGAAAGTCTGCTTTCATAGAATACTTGTTGCAACCGATTCTTTCGGCGAAAACCTTCTGCTTGCTTTTTTGTTCAACTGTCTTCCGATGCTCCCTTTTTGTGCACAAAAAAGCATCTACAGGTAGCCCTTAAAACTTCAATAAAACATAAAAGTACTGTAAAAACAACATCTTAAAAAATAATCTAAATTCTGGCACGCCCCCTGCATTCAAAAGATGACAAATGCGGGACACGACGGAGTGACCAGGCATTTTCGGCAACGGAGCCCACCGGGGGAAATATCCCTCCGCTGGGCTTTTTGTATTTAGTTCAACAAAGATAGTTTCGATAAGCGCCATGGCGGCGTTTTCGGGGTAAAGGTGCCCCATCCGGATGGTCCGGATGGGGTTTTTCTGTTCAAAGCACAATTTATATTTATTCAGGCGACAGGCCGGAGCCGATTTTCAGGAACCGGTGGGCCTGCCAAAAATTCAACAACGCATCAAAAAGGAGTCACATCATGGCAAAGAAACTGAGACAACTCGCAATCTACGGCAAAGGCGGCATCGGTAAATCCA
Protein-coding sequences here:
- a CDS encoding methyl-accepting chemotaxis protein, which gives rise to MATEETKQLTLGIIGGGHGGLEMLKIFADSGLVKVVYMVDREVKAPGMVEAKALGVQQETDLIAAVKSHRTDFIIEATGSPKVQELIEENRNPATELISAKGSLMFYNVLNESRKKTNKHVSDQIGTISEEITASTKTIKGALGGITQVALNLEMLAINAAIEAARAGEKGRSFAVVAEAVKTTADEAKTLLESIEAVNNDNSLMSEQLEELLEQLH
- a CDS encoding J domain-containing protein, coding for MSAILSETEIFKACRTLFGAEVDLSLDFLSYLQPSGVKVAYRQKVKETHPDTFVGDAAQKRRQTGLFQEVAAAYELIGHFFKQRERGVALVGRSYSSPRPTQPQSTKPPGGFRSSRPTQERPQARRPSGWGASPRQSHLYCGKLPGRTLEFGLFLYYQRLIDYRQLVEALVWQRRQRPNLGDIAQRWGWLTEQEIRAILNSRGHLRRFGEKAVHLQYLSERQLQTLLYYQRSQQQRLGEFFIEKKILTAADIERLVLEQQAHNQKIAAELLRANR
- a CDS encoding YkgJ family cysteine cluster protein; the encoded protein is MIDNPEIKNILRHYQTLLTSVDQWFSRCKESFEGQIHCAAGCAACCRGLFDITLLDAFLLQSGFNRLSPERQKTVRAKAEKRLRQLQSDWSGFQHPYLLNHLPDELWTEMPEDDRVPCPLLGEDGACLVYEHRPMICRTHGLPNIDDSGESFSDLYCTLNFDGIDPLSLDKLRWSFRRVYAQEFDLLALFNQQLLGSPLREADTFIPLALLIDFPALAADPSLVLSR
- a CDS encoding potassium channel family protein, with the protein product MRLKKQAAVIGLLLAAPMFLGLWANHFLNHALISNLSLGFGILFISYTIIQILIYIFRTNEISRDVIYGSLVVYLLLGIVWGFAFTLLEGLQPGSFNIPVGQTQELRELFFYYSFITLTTLGYGDITPLSVPANSLSLLEAIIGQIYLTVLVAKLVGVHIAQTMEKNK
- a CDS encoding ribonuclease Z, whose translation is MSSSARLFRYLEAKFCAGLLDDPVLLVRVRPLGRNLLFDCGQIHHLAKRVLKQTQAIFISHAHMDHFMGIDTFIRNVLVSPGTFEIFGPPGLAVKLQHKLAGYDWNLAERFWCSLRVREVHAESIVSWLFPGPKGFPCLYEGEQRREGRIVYRNDYLQVEAVLCDHKIPVVAYCCRERPIFSVDRQRLQHAGLVAGPWLEELKRRFYNGFIDRTPLKVLRRFSDDITPGSEPDAESLYRSICRSVSPASIGYVSDIGFSPENLIRLNPLLKDVFLLIAECAFLSEDIAKARRSYHLCTQDLNRLLDDLRPGYFLPMHLSKTYNGRCQVLYQELQMPPEVSLIQIPEHLLPRPLLPCDFPRLPPKLKSIPGTFH
- a CDS encoding methyl-accepting chemotaxis protein — translated: MKNLKISQKIFLLSGSLLLAFTLIASWMYLAAKDNVLQGRRSEIKHVVETAWGVLDHYAKQSAQGLISEEEGKEKAMAAVKALRFDGKNYLWINDFQPRMIMHPLDPELVGQNLAGKKDLNGKAMFSEMAQLCRKQGQGFVEYSWHKPGSDQAVAKISFVKKLPQWDWIIGAGAYMDDIHASLSKIFYLTFGSLAIILIGGVLLTLYIDRLIAKPINLAVTEMEKLGNGNFDVKLEMDRTDEVGRLAAAMNTMIGNLREIFVGVRSMGVKIASNSLQMSKQIDTSAHHAQEQSEIAHDIFASSKEATAAHGEISSNTQRICASTSNNLDTARVSFQELMDVNDHMNSMTEKIDSYTETINQMDSESQEIKKIVTLIKSIATQTSLLSLNAAIEAARAGQAGKGFAIVADEVKKLAEEVNVASEDIAAKINIMLTHIETSIEESKEVSHLSQITKTAVAKSSNSFKDMIRDFESNDDQLQGITASVEELSAANDEIHGKVTTINDVSQEVSQLMAEGQQLSEDLYEITEKLLENNARFKTGTGYGEQVVGEAMKLRRKIRDILQDMHKRGVNVFDQNYQPIPGSNPTKYKTCYDDAFAGAVQGLTDNLMNSLKSCSFVLCVDSNGYAPTHNGIYAQAVTGNPETDRVNSRDKRMFDDKAGLKSAKNTKPVLLHSYLRDTGEVLSEFAVPIKVDGKHWGALRIALAPEVIMD